The following proteins come from a genomic window of Pseudomonas sp. WJP1:
- a CDS encoding MDR family MFS transporter — protein sequence MAGDQLIRPVGEPTRRDWIAVMSVMLGAFMAVLDIQITNSSLKDIQGALSATLEEGSWISTSYLVAEIIMIPLTAWLVQLLSARRLAVWVSLGFLVASLLCSMAWSLESMIVFRALQGFTGGALIPLAFTLTLIKLPEHHRAKGMAMFAMTATFAPSIGPTLGGWLTENWGWEYIFYINIPPGLLMIAGLMYGLEKKAAHWELLKSTDYAGIVTLGVGLGCLQVFLEEGHRKDWLESDLIVALGSIALISLITFVIVQFSKPNPLINLGILGNRNFGLSSISSIGMGVGLYGSIYLLPLYLAQIQNYNALQIGEVIMWMGVPQLFLIPLVPKLMKVVSPKWLCTIGFGLFGLASFSSGVLNPDFAGPQFNQIQIIRALGQPLIMVTISLIATAYILPQDAGSASSLFNILRNLGGAIGIALLATLLDARTKTYFDYLREAIVPSNPQVAERLASLTSTLGNETAALGKLSEIAHQQASIMAYNDAFHFVGIALGISMLAVLLTRTLPAGLKAGEAH from the coding sequence ATGGCCGGTGATCAACTGATCCGCCCGGTCGGGGAACCGACCCGGCGGGACTGGATCGCGGTTATGAGCGTGATGCTCGGCGCCTTCATGGCGGTGCTCGACATCCAGATCACCAACTCCTCGCTCAAGGACATTCAGGGCGCGCTGTCGGCAACCCTGGAAGAAGGATCGTGGATTTCCACCTCGTACCTGGTGGCGGAAATCATCATGATCCCGCTGACCGCGTGGCTGGTTCAGCTGTTATCGGCGCGACGCCTGGCGGTGTGGGTGTCCCTCGGTTTTCTGGTTGCCTCGCTGCTGTGCTCCATGGCCTGGAGCCTGGAGAGCATGATCGTCTTTCGTGCCTTGCAGGGCTTCACGGGCGGCGCGCTGATTCCGTTGGCGTTCACCCTGACCCTGATCAAACTCCCCGAACATCACCGCGCCAAAGGCATGGCGATGTTCGCCATGACTGCCACCTTCGCTCCTTCGATCGGCCCGACGCTCGGTGGCTGGCTGACGGAAAACTGGGGCTGGGAATACATTTTCTACATCAACATACCGCCTGGCCTGCTCATGATCGCCGGCCTGATGTACGGCCTGGAAAAGAAGGCAGCCCACTGGGAACTGCTGAAAAGCACCGACTACGCCGGGATTGTCACCCTGGGCGTCGGCCTGGGCTGTTTGCAGGTGTTCCTGGAGGAAGGCCATCGCAAGGACTGGCTGGAGTCGGACCTGATCGTGGCTCTGGGCAGCATCGCGCTGATCAGCCTGATCACCTTCGTGATCGTACAGTTTTCCAAACCCAATCCGCTGATCAACCTCGGCATCCTGGGCAATCGCAACTTCGGTCTATCGAGCATTTCCAGCATCGGAATGGGGGTTGGGCTGTACGGGTCGATCTACCTCTTGCCGCTGTATCTGGCGCAGATCCAGAACTACAACGCCCTGCAGATCGGCGAAGTGATCATGTGGATGGGCGTGCCGCAGCTGTTCCTGATTCCGCTGGTGCCCAAGTTGATGAAGGTTGTCTCGCCGAAATGGCTGTGCACGATTGGCTTCGGCCTGTTCGGCCTGGCGAGTTTTTCCTCTGGCGTGCTCAACCCGGATTTCGCCGGGCCACAGTTCAACCAGATCCAGATCATTCGCGCCTTGGGCCAGCCGCTGATCATGGTCACCATTTCGCTGATCGCCACGGCGTACATCCTGCCCCAGGATGCGGGCTCGGCGTCGAGCCTGTTCAACATCCTGCGCAACCTCGGCGGCGCCATCGGCATCGCCCTCCTCGCCACCCTGCTGGATGCGCGGACCAAGACCTACTTCGATTATCTGCGCGAGGCGATCGTGCCGAGCAATCCGCAGGTGGCCGAACGCCTGGCGTCATTGACCAGCACCCTGGGCAACGAAACGGCGGCGTTGGGCAAACTCAGTGAGATCGCCCACCAGCAGGCGTCGATCATGGCCTACAACGATGCGTTTCATTTTGTCGGGATTGCGCTGGGGATCAGCATGTTGGCGGTGTTGTTGACCAGGACATTGCCGGCAGGGTTGAAGGCTGGGGAAGCACATTGA
- a CDS encoding HlyD family secretion protein yields the protein MPAQLKRRLSIFLLIVLLIAGGFFAHWFFNGRFYESTDNAYVQGEITRVSSQLGARIDEVLVQDNQHVEKGQLLIRLEGDDFRLAVERANATLATRQAERLQAQSKLTQQASLIAASDAQVASSQASLGRSQIDLTRAETLRKPGYVSEERVTTLSADNHIARSQLLKAQADAQGQRQQINALNAEIKRLDAQIANARADLAQAELNLTRSEIHAPISGLIGQRAARNGQFVQAGAYLLSVVPDEDIWIQANFKETQIGHMQPGQKAELTFDAYGDTPIEARVDSLFAASGAQFSLLPPDNATGNFTKVVQRIPVKLTFAADNPLRGKIRPGMSVTAKVNIKDTPEDLTSKLSSKDTPDDGR from the coding sequence ATGCCTGCCCAACTCAAGCGTCGCCTGTCCATCTTCCTGTTGATTGTCCTGCTGATCGCCGGGGGCTTTTTCGCCCATTGGTTTTTCAACGGACGGTTTTATGAAAGCACTGACAACGCCTATGTCCAGGGCGAGATCACCCGGGTGTCGAGCCAGTTGGGCGCGCGCATCGATGAGGTGCTGGTGCAGGACAACCAGCACGTCGAGAAAGGCCAGTTGCTGATCCGGCTCGAAGGCGATGACTTCCGCCTCGCGGTCGAGCGCGCCAACGCGACGCTCGCCACCCGCCAGGCCGAACGCCTGCAAGCCCAGAGCAAACTGACCCAGCAGGCCAGCCTGATTGCCGCCAGCGACGCGCAGGTGGCGTCCAGTCAGGCGAGCCTGGGCCGTTCACAGATCGACCTGACCCGCGCCGAGACCTTGCGCAAGCCCGGTTATGTCTCGGAAGAACGCGTGACCACGCTCTCCGCCGACAACCACATTGCCCGCTCACAGCTGCTCAAGGCCCAGGCGGACGCCCAGGGCCAGCGCCAGCAAATCAACGCGCTGAACGCCGAAATCAAACGCCTCGACGCGCAGATTGCCAATGCCAGGGCCGACCTGGCCCAGGCCGAGCTGAACCTCACCCGCAGTGAAATCCATGCGCCGATCAGCGGCCTGATCGGCCAGCGTGCCGCGCGCAATGGCCAATTCGTGCAGGCCGGCGCCTATCTGTTGTCGGTGGTGCCCGATGAAGACATCTGGATTCAGGCCAACTTCAAGGAAACCCAGATTGGCCATATGCAACCCGGACAGAAAGCCGAACTGACCTTCGACGCCTACGGCGACACGCCGATCGAAGCCCGTGTCGACAGCCTGTTCGCCGCCTCGGGGGCGCAGTTCAGCCTGTTGCCGCCGGACAATGCCACGGGCAACTTCACCAAGGTCGTGCAACGGATCCCGGTGAAACTGACCTTCGCCGCCGACAACCCTCTGCGCGGCAAGATCCGCCCAGGCATGTCGGTGACCGCCAAGGTCAACATCAAGGACACGCCTGAAGACCTCACCAGCAAACTAAGCAGCAAAGACACCCCTGACGATGGCCGGTGA
- a CDS encoding acyl-CoA thioesterase, whose protein sequence is MGWDRATPFIIDLQVGAEDIDGLGHANNAVYVTWLERCAWRHSQRLGLDLVEYRRLDRAMAVVRHEIDYLAAAYEGDELQLATWIVDWDQRLRMTRHFQLKRPSDNSTLLRAQTTFVCIELSTGKPKRMPAEFIEGYGPALQLTI, encoded by the coding sequence ATGGGCTGGGATCGGGCAACGCCGTTTATCATTGATCTGCAAGTGGGCGCCGAAGACATCGACGGGCTGGGGCACGCCAATAACGCGGTGTACGTGACCTGGCTCGAACGCTGTGCCTGGCGCCACTCCCAGCGCCTCGGCCTGGATCTGGTCGAATATCGGCGGCTGGACCGGGCGATGGCGGTGGTGCGGCACGAGATCGATTACCTGGCGGCCGCCTATGAAGGCGACGAGCTGCAGTTGGCGACCTGGATCGTCGATTGGGACCAGCGCCTGCGGATGACCCGGCATTTCCAGCTGAAGCGCCCCAGCGACAACTCGACCTTGCTGCGCGCGCAAACCACGTTCGTTTGCATCGAGCTGTCCACGGGCAAGCCCAAGCGCATGCCTGCGGAATTCATCGAAGGTTACGGGCCTGCGTTGCAGCTCACGATCTGA
- a CDS encoding alpha/beta fold hydrolase, whose translation MSTLKWVRGVNGTLGWFAPKLVASKMRLAFMTPRDFPPRDWELPLLAKSERITLRFGLSALRWGQGPAVLLMHGWEGRPTQFASLITALVDAGYSVVALDGPAHGRSPGREANVVLFARAMLEAAAELPPLQAVIGHSMGGASAMLAVQLGLRTETLVSIAAPARILGVLRGFARYVGLPPKARSAFIRQVETDVGMRAAMLDVAHYQLDMPGLIVHAEDDTHVPVKESQLIHEAWFDSRLLRLQEGGHQRVLADPRVIDGVLSLLAGRSLQSRQSA comes from the coding sequence ATGAGCACGTTGAAGTGGGTTCGTGGCGTTAATGGCACCTTGGGCTGGTTCGCCCCCAAGCTGGTGGCGAGCAAAATGCGGCTGGCGTTCATGACTCCGCGCGATTTTCCACCGCGTGATTGGGAATTGCCGCTGCTGGCCAAATCCGAACGAATCACTTTGCGTTTCGGCCTCTCGGCCTTGCGCTGGGGGCAAGGCCCGGCAGTGTTGCTGATGCACGGCTGGGAAGGCCGGCCCACGCAGTTTGCCAGCCTGATCACGGCGCTGGTCGATGCCGGTTATTCGGTTGTCGCCCTGGACGGCCCGGCGCACGGTCGCTCGCCCGGGCGTGAGGCGAATGTCGTGCTGTTCGCCCGTGCCATGCTTGAAGCTGCCGCCGAGTTGCCGCCGCTGCAAGCGGTCATCGGCCACTCGATGGGCGGTGCCAGTGCCATGCTCGCCGTGCAATTGGGCCTGCGCACCGAAACCCTGGTCAGCATCGCCGCCCCGGCGCGGATTCTCGGGGTATTGCGCGGTTTCGCACGCTATGTGGGGTTGCCCCCGAAAGCCCGTTCGGCGTTCATCCGCCAGGTCGAGACTGACGTCGGCATGCGCGCGGCGATGCTGGATGTCGCGCACTACCAGCTCGACATGCCTGGCCTGATCGTGCATGCCGAAGATGACACCCATGTCCCGGTCAAGGAATCGCAGCTGATCCACGAAGCCTGGTTCGACAGTCGCCTGCTGCGTCTGCAGGAAGGCGGTCATCAGCGGGTGCTGGCCGACCCGCGGGTGATTGATGGCGTGTTATCACTGCTGGCCGGTCGCAGCCTGCAATCGCGCCAATCGGCCTGA
- a CDS encoding TetR/AcrR family transcriptional regulator — MNDKKAQTRERILKAASAALIQRGPAEPSVGEVMGAAGLTVGGFYAHFESKDAMMLEAFKQLLGHRRDLIADMDAQLTGEERRALVAAFYLSRKHRDSSESACPIPASIGELGRLPEAFRIALNEHMELMVAQLAASPEDTDKALADLALMVGGLALARALGPGDLSDRLLRAAKSAVR; from the coding sequence ATGAACGATAAAAAAGCTCAAACCCGCGAACGCATCCTCAAGGCTGCCAGCGCCGCGCTGATCCAGCGCGGTCCGGCCGAGCCAAGCGTTGGCGAAGTGATGGGCGCAGCCGGCCTGACCGTCGGCGGCTTTTATGCGCACTTCGAAAGCAAGGACGCCATGATGCTCGAAGCGTTCAAGCAGTTGCTGGGTCACCGCCGTGACCTGATTGCCGACATGGATGCCCAATTGACCGGTGAAGAGCGTCGCGCGTTGGTCGCTGCGTTTTATCTGTCACGCAAACACCGTGATTCCAGCGAATCTGCGTGCCCGATCCCGGCCTCGATCGGTGAACTCGGACGCCTGCCTGAGGCGTTTCGAATCGCCCTGAATGAGCACATGGAACTGATGGTCGCGCAGTTGGCGGCCAGTCCTGAAGACACCGACAAAGCCCTGGCCGATCTGGCCTTGATGGTGGGCGGCCTGGCGCTGGCACGGGCGCTGGGCCCCGGTGATTTATCCGATCGTTTGCTGCGCGCGGCCAAGTCGGCGGTGCGTTGA
- the gltX gene encoding glutamate--tRNA ligase, translating into MTTVRTRIAPSPTGDPHVGTAYIALFNYCFAKQHGGEFILRIEDTDQLRSTRESEQQIFDALRWLGIDWSEGPDVGGPHGPYRQSERGEIYQKYCQQLVDLGHAFPCFCTAEELDQMRAEQMARGETPRYDGRALLLSKEEVARRLAAGEPHVIRMKVPSEGVCVVPDMLRGDVEIPWDRMDMQVLMKTDGLPTYFLANVVDDHLMGITHVLRGEEWLPSAPKLILLYEYFGWEQPELCYMPLLRNPDKSKLSKRKNPTSVTFYERMGFMPEAMLNYLGRMGWSMPDEREKFSLQEMVDNFDLKRVSLGGPIFDIEKLSWLNGQWLRDLPVEEFAARVQKWAFNAEYMMKIAPHVQGRVETFSQVAPLAGFFFAGGVNPDAKLFESKKLSGDQVRQLMQLILWKLESLRQWEKDSITATIQAVVESLELKLRDAMPLMFAAITGQASSVSVLDAMEILGPDLTRFRLRQAIDLLGGVSKKENKEWEKLLGAIA; encoded by the coding sequence ATGACCACCGTCCGCACGCGCATCGCGCCATCGCCTACCGGGGACCCCCACGTAGGTACCGCTTACATCGCACTGTTCAACTACTGCTTTGCCAAGCAGCACGGCGGTGAGTTCATCCTGCGGATCGAAGACACCGACCAGCTGCGTTCGACCCGCGAGTCCGAACAGCAGATTTTCGACGCCCTGCGCTGGCTGGGTATCGACTGGAGCGAAGGCCCGGACGTTGGTGGCCCGCACGGTCCATACCGTCAGAGCGAGCGCGGCGAGATCTATCAGAAGTACTGCCAGCAGCTGGTCGACCTGGGTCACGCCTTCCCGTGCTTCTGCACCGCCGAAGAGCTGGACCAGATGCGCGCCGAGCAAATGGCCCGTGGCGAAACCCCACGTTACGACGGCCGTGCGCTGTTGCTGTCCAAGGAAGAAGTGGCGCGCCGCCTGGCCGCTGGCGAACCTCACGTGATCCGCATGAAAGTCCCGAGCGAAGGCGTTTGCGTGGTACCGGACATGCTGCGTGGCGACGTGGAAATTCCTTGGGACCGCATGGACATGCAAGTCCTGATGAAGACCGACGGCCTGCCGACGTACTTCCTGGCCAACGTGGTCGATGACCACCTGATGGGCATCACCCACGTGCTGCGCGGCGAAGAGTGGCTGCCGTCGGCGCCGAAACTGATCCTCTTGTACGAATACTTCGGCTGGGAACAACCGGAGCTGTGCTACATGCCGCTGCTGCGTAACCCGGACAAGAGCAAGCTGTCCAAGCGCAAGAACCCGACCTCGGTGACCTTCTACGAGCGCATGGGCTTCATGCCCGAAGCCATGCTCAACTACCTGGGCCGCATGGGCTGGTCGATGCCGGACGAGCGCGAGAAGTTCTCGCTGCAGGAAATGGTCGATAACTTCGACCTCAAGCGCGTCTCCCTCGGCGGGCCGATTTTCGACATCGAGAAGCTGTCGTGGCTCAATGGCCAGTGGTTGCGTGACCTGCCGGTGGAAGAATTCGCCGCGCGCGTGCAGAAGTGGGCGTTCAACGCTGAATACATGATGAAGATCGCGCCGCACGTGCAGGGCCGCGTCGAGACCTTCAGCCAGGTCGCACCGCTGGCCGGGTTCTTCTTTGCCGGTGGGGTGAATCCGGACGCCAAGCTGTTCGAATCGAAGAAGCTCTCGGGTGATCAGGTTCGCCAGTTGATGCAGTTGATCCTGTGGAAGCTCGAAAGCCTGCGCCAGTGGGAGAAGGACAGCATCACCGCGACCATTCAGGCGGTGGTCGAATCCCTGGAGCTGAAGCTGCGTGACGCCATGCCGCTGATGTTCGCCGCGATCACCGGCCAGGCCAGCTCGGTGTCGGTGCTCGATGCGATGGAAATCCTCGGGCCGGACCTGACCCGTTTCCGTCTGCGCCAGGCGATCGACCTGCTGGGCGGCGTGTCGAAGAAAGAAAACAAGGAGTGGGAAAAGCTGTTGGGCGCTATCGCCTGA
- a CDS encoding RHS repeat-associated core domain-containing protein, whose translation MPISPRPNLLCSYRYDALDRSIDWAPIGQASIQRFHCKERLATEIQDSVKHSIFQHEDQVLGQQQHMDDKIDITLLTTDLQGSVLNALDTHRPNPIAYTPYGHRRPGSGLLSLLGFNGERPDPVTGHYHLGHGYRQFNPVLMRFNSPDSLSPFGKGGLNSYVYCGGNPVNRVDPSGHKHKLLKGLKTKFRKSTNDSMSPTTEDLINTHAQNLSNKNNKSNRMSMRERMTSETYYYGDDMLIRIKQKQELKSTTKKQKYEWESALELARSQLEEMLDTLKDMTHLYKNDAAILKTQKQWQNFHSEVLKTQSHFSSIPMHRFERPSSGATTREAATNIRNSTKEKMD comes from the coding sequence ATGCCCATATCACCTCGCCCGAATCTGCTATGCAGTTACCGCTATGACGCCCTGGATCGATCTATCGATTGGGCGCCGATTGGGCAAGCAAGCATTCAGCGTTTTCACTGCAAAGAGCGCTTGGCCACTGAAATCCAGGACTCAGTCAAGCATAGTATTTTTCAGCATGAGGACCAGGTGTTGGGGCAACAGCAGCATATGGACGACAAAATCGACATCACTCTGCTGACAACCGACCTGCAAGGGTCGGTATTGAATGCTCTCGACACGCACCGACCAAATCCCATTGCTTATACGCCCTATGGCCATCGCCGACCCGGCAGCGGATTGCTTAGTCTGCTTGGGTTTAACGGCGAACGGCCCGATCCGGTGACCGGGCATTATCATTTGGGGCATGGGTATCGGCAGTTCAATCCGGTGTTGATGCGATTTAACAGCCCGGACAGTTTGAGTCCGTTTGGAAAGGGCGGGTTGAATTCTTATGTTTATTGCGGCGGAAATCCAGTTAATCGTGTGGATCCGAGCGGGCATAAACACAAGCTTCTCAAAGGATTAAAAACAAAATTCCGTAAAAGCACTAACGATTCAATGTCGCCCACCACCGAAGATCTGATAAATACACACGCACAAAACCTATCAAATAAAAATAACAAATCAAACAGAATGTCAATGCGTGAACGCATGACTAGCGAAACGTATTACTATGGGGACGACATGTTAATACGCATAAAACAAAAGCAAGAGCTTAAATCCACAACAAAAAAACAAAAATATGAATGGGAGTCCGCTCTCGAATTAGCTAGATCACAGCTGGAGGAAATGCTCGACACATTGAAAGACATGACTCACCTTTACAAAAATGATGCTGCTATTCTGAAGACACAGAAGCAATGGCAAAACTTCCATTCGGAAGTACTGAAAACTCAATCACATTTTTCTAGTATTCCAATGCACCGATTTGAGCGCCCTTCTTCAGGAGCAACAACTCGAGAGGCAGCAACGAATATACGGAATTCCACCAAAGAAAAAATGGACTAA
- a CDS encoding tRNA dihydrouridine synthase has translation MQIALAPMEGLVDDILRDVLTRVGGIDWCVTEFIRVNDQLLTPAYFHKFGPELLNGARTASGVPLRVQLLGSDPVCLAENAALACELGSEVIDLNFGCPAKTVNKSRGGAVLLKEPELLNQIVEHVRRAVPAHIPVTAKMRLGFDSPDGSLVCATALAEGGAEHIVVHARTKTDGYKPPAHWEWIPRVQDVVKVPVFANGDIWSVEDWRRCREISGVEDIMLGRGLVSRPDLARQIAAAKAGEEVVEMTWAELLPLIQDFWLQAKAQMTARQSPGRLKQWLAMLTRNYPEAVELFTVLRRETELDQVSRLLGLQVAEAA, from the coding sequence ATGCAAATTGCCTTGGCACCCATGGAGGGGTTGGTCGACGATATCCTGCGCGACGTGCTGACCCGAGTGGGCGGTATTGATTGGTGCGTGACCGAGTTCATTCGGGTCAACGACCAACTGCTCACGCCTGCCTATTTCCATAAATTCGGCCCGGAGCTGCTGAACGGTGCCCGGACTGCCTCTGGTGTGCCACTGCGCGTACAGCTGCTGGGTTCCGATCCAGTGTGCCTGGCGGAAAACGCCGCGCTGGCGTGCGAGCTGGGCTCTGAGGTGATCGACCTCAATTTCGGCTGCCCGGCCAAGACGGTCAACAAGTCCCGGGGCGGTGCCGTGCTGCTCAAGGAGCCTGAGCTGCTCAACCAGATCGTCGAGCATGTCCGTCGCGCCGTTCCGGCGCACATCCCGGTAACGGCCAAGATGCGCCTGGGCTTTGATAGCCCGGACGGTTCGCTGGTCTGCGCCACGGCCCTGGCTGAAGGCGGCGCCGAGCATATCGTGGTCCACGCACGGACCAAGACCGACGGCTACAAGCCACCCGCCCATTGGGAGTGGATCCCGCGCGTACAGGACGTGGTCAAGGTGCCGGTGTTCGCCAACGGCGATATCTGGAGCGTCGAAGACTGGCGCCGTTGCCGGGAAATCAGTGGCGTGGAAGACATCATGCTCGGTCGTGGCCTGGTTTCGCGCCCGGATCTCGCCCGGCAAATCGCAGCGGCGAAGGCCGGTGAAGAAGTCGTCGAGATGACCTGGGCCGAACTGTTGCCGCTCATCCAGGACTTCTGGCTGCAAGCCAAGGCGCAGATGACAGCACGCCAATCGCCGGGTCGCTTGAAGCAGTGGCTGGCGATGTTGACCCGCAATTATCCGGAGGCGGTAGAGCTGTTCACCGTCCTGCGCCGTGAGACTGAACTGGATCAGGTCTCACGTTTGTTGGGTCTGCAGGTGGCTGAAGCGGCCTGA
- a CDS encoding Hsp20 family protein, with the protein MSTAFSLAPLFRSSVGFDRFNDLFETALRNEPGSTYPPYNVEKHGDDQYRIVVAAAGFQEEDLDLQVEKGVLTISGGKRDANEGVTFLHQGIAQRAFKLSFRLADHIEIKAADLRNGLLSIDLLRVVPEEAKAKRIPINGTQKPALQH; encoded by the coding sequence ATGAGTACCGCATTTTCCCTGGCCCCACTGTTCCGTTCCTCGGTAGGCTTCGACCGTTTCAACGATCTGTTCGAAACCGCCCTGCGCAACGAGCCAGGCAGCACCTACCCACCCTACAACGTCGAGAAACACGGTGACGACCAATACCGCATCGTCGTGGCGGCGGCCGGCTTCCAGGAAGAAGACCTGGACCTGCAAGTCGAGAAGGGCGTGCTGACCATCAGTGGCGGCAAACGCGACGCCAATGAAGGTGTGACCTTCCTGCACCAGGGCATTGCCCAGCGTGCGTTCAAGCTGTCGTTTCGCCTGGCCGATCACATCGAAATCAAGGCCGCGGACTTGCGCAACGGTCTGTTGAGCATCGACCTGTTGCGGGTTGTTCCGGAAGAGGCGAAAGCCAAGCGCATCCCGATCAACGGAACGCAAAAGCCGGCTCTGCAACATTAA
- the uvrB gene encoding excinuclease ABC subunit UvrB yields MSEFQLVTRFEPAGDQPEAIRLMVEGIEAGLAHQTLLGVTGSGKTFSIANVIAQVQRPTLVLAPNKTLAAQLYGEFKAFFPNNAVEYFVSYYDYYQPEAYVPSSDTFIEKDASINDHIEQMRLSATKALLERKDAIIVTTVSCIYGLGSPETYLKMVLHVDRGDKLDQRELLRRLADLQYTRNDMEFARATFRVRGDVIDIHPAESDFEAIRIELFDDEVESLSAFDPLTGEVIRKLPRFTFYPKSHYVTPRETLMGAVEGIKVELQERLEYLRSNNKLVEAQRLEQRTRFDLEMILELGYCNGIENYSRYLSGREAGAAPPTLYDYLPADALLVIDESHVSVPQVGAMYKGDRSRKETLVEYGFRLPSALDNRPMRFDEWESISPQTIFVSATPGNYEAEHAGRVIDMVVRPTGLVDPQIEIRPALTQVDDLLSEISKRVALEERVLVTTLTKRMAEDLTDYLADHGVRVRYLHSDIDTVERVEIIRDLRLGTFDVLVGINLLREGLDMPEVSLVAILDADKEGFLRSERSLIQTIGRAARNLNGRAILYADRITGSMERAIGETERRRDKQIAFNLANGITPKGVFKDVADIMEGATVPGSRSKKRKGMAKAAEESARYEAELRSPGEIAKRIKALEEKMYQLARDLEFEAAAQMRDEIAKLRERLITV; encoded by the coding sequence ATGTCGGAATTCCAGCTAGTCACCCGCTTCGAGCCCGCCGGCGATCAACCGGAGGCCATCCGCCTGATGGTCGAAGGCATTGAGGCCGGCCTGGCGCACCAGACGTTGCTCGGTGTGACCGGTTCAGGCAAGACCTTCAGCATCGCCAACGTGATCGCCCAGGTACAGCGCCCGACTTTGGTGCTGGCGCCCAACAAGACCCTCGCCGCGCAGTTGTACGGTGAGTTCAAGGCGTTCTTCCCGAACAATGCCGTCGAGTACTTCGTTTCCTACTACGACTACTACCAGCCTGAAGCCTACGTGCCGTCTTCGGACACCTTCATCGAGAAAGACGCCTCGATCAACGACCATATCGAGCAGATGCGGCTGTCCGCGACCAAAGCTCTGCTGGAGCGCAAGGACGCGATCATCGTCACCACGGTGTCGTGCATCTACGGCTTGGGCAGCCCGGAAACCTATCTGAAGATGGTTTTGCACGTGGATCGCGGCGACAAGCTAGACCAGCGTGAATTGCTGCGCCGCCTGGCCGACTTGCAATACACCCGCAACGACATGGAATTCGCCCGCGCGACGTTCCGTGTACGCGGCGATGTGATTGATATCCACCCGGCGGAATCGGATTTTGAAGCGATCCGCATCGAACTCTTCGACGATGAAGTGGAAAGCCTGTCGGCATTCGACCCGCTGACCGGTGAAGTCATTCGCAAGCTGCCGCGCTTCACCTTCTATCCAAAAAGCCACTACGTAACGCCCCGGGAAACCCTGATGGGCGCCGTCGAAGGGATCAAGGTCGAGTTGCAGGAACGCCTGGAATACCTGCGCTCCAACAACAAACTGGTGGAGGCCCAGCGTCTGGAGCAGCGCACCCGGTTTGACCTGGAGATGATTCTCGAGCTGGGTTATTGCAACGGCATCGAGAACTATTCGCGCTACCTGTCCGGTCGCGAAGCCGGCGCAGCGCCGCCGACCCTCTATGATTACCTGCCGGCCGACGCCTTGCTGGTGATCGACGAATCCCACGTCAGCGTGCCGCAAGTGGGCGCCATGTACAAAGGCGACCGCTCGCGTAAAGAGACGCTGGTGGAATATGGTTTCCGTCTGCCGTCGGCGCTGGACAACCGGCCGATGCGTTTCGACGAATGGGAAAGCATCAGCCCGCAGACGATTTTTGTCTCGGCGACGCCGGGCAACTATGAAGCCGAACACGCCGGGCGCGTCATTGACATGGTGGTGCGTCCGACCGGGCTGGTAGACCCGCAAATCGAGATCCGCCCGGCACTGACCCAGGTTGACGACTTGCTATCTGAAATCAGCAAGCGTGTCGCGCTGGAAGAGCGAGTGCTGGTCACTACGCTGACCAAGCGCATGGCCGAGGACTTGACCGACTACCTGGCCGATCACGGCGTGCGCGTACGTTATCTGCACTCGGACATCGACACCGTGGAGCGGGTGGAAATCATCCGCGACTTGCGCCTGGGCACCTTCGATGTGCTGGTGGGGATCAACCTGCTGCGTGAGGGCCTGGACATGCCGGAGGTGTCGCTGGTGGCGATCCTCGATGCCGACAAGGAAGGCTTCCTGCGTTCCGAGCGCTCGCTGATCCAGACCATCGGCCGGGCGGCGCGTAACCTCAATGGCCGGGCGATCCTGTATGCCGACCGGATCACGGGCTCCATGGAGCGGGCGATTGGTGAAACCGAGCGCCGCCGCGACAAGCAGATCGCCTTCAACCTGGCCAACGGCATCACGCCCAAGGGCGTGTTCAAGGACGTTGCCGACATCATGGAAGGCGCCACCGTGCCGGGTTCGCGCAGCAAGAAGCGCAAGGGCATGGCCAAGGCCGCCGAGGAAAGCGCCCGCTACGAAGCCGAGTTGCGCTCGCCGGGTGAGATCGCCAAGCGCATCAAGGCGCTGGAAGAGAAGATGTACCAGTTGGCGCGTGACCTGGAATTCGAAGCGGCGGCGCAGATGCGCGACGAGATTGCCAAGTTGCGGGAGCGGTTGATTACCGTTTGA